A part of Cervus elaphus chromosome 11, mCerEla1.1, whole genome shotgun sequence genomic DNA contains:
- the HADHB gene encoding trifunctional enzyme subunit beta, mitochondrial isoform X1, with amino-acid sequence MNQNFKMTSLLTYTLKNLPSTSKWALRFCVRPLSSSSQLQAAAASQTKSKKTLAKPNIRNIVVVDGVRIPFLLSGTSYKDLMPHDLARAALSGLLHRTSVPKDVVDYIIFGTVIQEVKTSNVAREAALGAGFSDKTPAHTVTMACISSNQAMTTAVGLIASGQCDVVVAGGVELMSDVPIRHSRKMRKMMLDLNKAKTLAQRLSVISKFRLNFLSPELPAVSEFSTSETMGHSADRLAAAFAISREEQDEYALRSHSLAKRAQDEGLLSDIVPFKVPGRDTVTQDNGIRPSSLDQMAKLKPAFIKPYGTVTAANSSFLTDGASAVLIMAEEKALAMGYKPKAYLRDFMYVSQDPKDQLLLGPTYATPKVLEKAGLTMNDIDAFEFHEAFSGQILANLKAMDSDWFAQNYMGRKAKVGSPPLEKFNNWGGSLSLGHPFGATGCRLVMAAANRLRKEGGQYGLVAACAAGGQVGHRSLIGASRKLFS; translated from the exons atttcaaaaTGACTTCCCTCTTgacttacactttaaaaaatcttcccAGTACATCAAAATGGGCCCTCAGATTTT GTGTGAGACCTCTGAGCAGTTCCTCCCAGCTACAGGCTGCCGCAG CTTCCCAGACTAAATCGAAAAAAACTCTAGCCAAACCCAACATAAGGAATATTGTGGTGGTGGATGGTGTTCGCATTCCATTTTTGCTGTCAGGCACTTC ATATAAAGACCTGATGCCACATGATTTGGCTAGAGCAGCACTTTC GGGTTTGTTGCATCGGACCAGTGTCCCAAAGGATGTTGTTGATTATATCATCTTTGGCACAGTTATACAGGAAGTGAAAACAAGCAACGTGGCTAGAGAG GCTGCCCTCGGAGCCGGCTTCTCTGACAAGACTCCTGCTCACACTGTCACCATGGCTTGCATCTCTTCCAACCAAGCCATGACCAcag CTGTCGGCCTGATTGCTTCCGGCCAGTGTGACGTGGTCGTGGCAGGTGGTGTAGAGTTAATGTCTGACGTCCCTATTCGCCACTcaaggaaaatgaggaaaatgatgcTGGATCTCAATAAGGCCAAGACTCTGGCTCAGCGACTCTCTGTAATCTCTAAATTCAGGTTGAATTTCCTATCTCCAGAG CTTCCTGCAGTGAGTGAGTTCTCCACCAGTGAGACTATGGGCCACTCTGCAGACCGACTGGCTGCTGCCTTTGCTATTTCTCGGGAGGAGCAGGATGAATACGCACTGCGTTCTCACAGCCTGGCCAAAAGAGCACAGGATGAAGGACTTCTTTCCGATATTGTGCCCTTCAAAGTACCAG GAAGAGATACAGTTACACAAGATAACGGCATTCGTCCTTCCTCTCTGGATCAGATGGCCAAACTAAAACCTGCATTCATCAAGCCCTATGGCACAGTGACAGCTGCAAATTCTTCTTTCCTG ACCGATGGTGCATCTGCAGTGCTGATTATGGCAGAGGAAAAAGCTCTGGCCATGGGTTATAAGCCGAAGGCATATCTGAG GGATTTCATGTACGTGTCCCAGGATCCAAAAGATCAGCTTTTACTTGG accaaCATATGCTACTCCAAAAGTTCTGGAAAAGGCAGGATTAACAATGAAtgatattgatgcttttgaatttcatGAAGCTTTCTCA GGTCAGATTTTGGCTAATTTGAAGGCCATGGATTCTGATTGGTTTGCACAAAACTACATGGGTAGAAAAGCCAAG GTTGGATCACCTCCTTTGGAGAAGTTTAACAACTGGGGTGGATCACTGTCCCTGGGGCACCCGTTTGGAGCCACTGGCTGTCGGCTGGTCATGGCAGCTGCCAACAGGTTACGGAAGGAAGGAGGCCAATATGGTCTGGTTGCCGCCTGTGCAGCTGGAGGGCAGGTAGGTCACAGAAGCTTAATAGGAGCTTccagaaagttattttcttaG
- the HADHB gene encoding trifunctional enzyme subunit beta, mitochondrial isoform X2, translated as MNQNFKMTSLLTYTLKNLPSTSKWALRFCVRPLSSSSQLQAAAASQTKSKKTLAKPNIRNIVVVDGVRIPFLLSGTSYKDLMPHDLARAALSGLLHRTSVPKDVVDYIIFGTVIQEVKTSNVAREAALGAGFSDKTPAHTVTMACISSNQAMTTAVGLIASGQCDVVVAGGVELMSDVPIRHSRKMRKMMLDLNKAKTLAQRLSVISKFRLNFLSPELPAVSEFSTSETMGHSADRLAAAFAISREEQDEYALRSHSLAKRAQDEGLLSDIVPFKVPGRDTVTQDNGIRPSSLDQMAKLKPAFIKPYGTVTAANSSFLTDGASAVLIMAEEKALAMGYKPKAYLRDFMYVSQDPKDQLLLGPTYATPKVLEKAGLTMNDIDAFEFHEAFSGQILANLKAMDSDWFAQNYMGRKAKVGSPPLEKFNNWGGSLSLGHPFGATGCRLVMAAANRLRKEGGQYGLVAACAAGGQGHAMIVEAYPK; from the exons atttcaaaaTGACTTCCCTCTTgacttacactttaaaaaatcttcccAGTACATCAAAATGGGCCCTCAGATTTT GTGTGAGACCTCTGAGCAGTTCCTCCCAGCTACAGGCTGCCGCAG CTTCCCAGACTAAATCGAAAAAAACTCTAGCCAAACCCAACATAAGGAATATTGTGGTGGTGGATGGTGTTCGCATTCCATTTTTGCTGTCAGGCACTTC ATATAAAGACCTGATGCCACATGATTTGGCTAGAGCAGCACTTTC GGGTTTGTTGCATCGGACCAGTGTCCCAAAGGATGTTGTTGATTATATCATCTTTGGCACAGTTATACAGGAAGTGAAAACAAGCAACGTGGCTAGAGAG GCTGCCCTCGGAGCCGGCTTCTCTGACAAGACTCCTGCTCACACTGTCACCATGGCTTGCATCTCTTCCAACCAAGCCATGACCAcag CTGTCGGCCTGATTGCTTCCGGCCAGTGTGACGTGGTCGTGGCAGGTGGTGTAGAGTTAATGTCTGACGTCCCTATTCGCCACTcaaggaaaatgaggaaaatgatgcTGGATCTCAATAAGGCCAAGACTCTGGCTCAGCGACTCTCTGTAATCTCTAAATTCAGGTTGAATTTCCTATCTCCAGAG CTTCCTGCAGTGAGTGAGTTCTCCACCAGTGAGACTATGGGCCACTCTGCAGACCGACTGGCTGCTGCCTTTGCTATTTCTCGGGAGGAGCAGGATGAATACGCACTGCGTTCTCACAGCCTGGCCAAAAGAGCACAGGATGAAGGACTTCTTTCCGATATTGTGCCCTTCAAAGTACCAG GAAGAGATACAGTTACACAAGATAACGGCATTCGTCCTTCCTCTCTGGATCAGATGGCCAAACTAAAACCTGCATTCATCAAGCCCTATGGCACAGTGACAGCTGCAAATTCTTCTTTCCTG ACCGATGGTGCATCTGCAGTGCTGATTATGGCAGAGGAAAAAGCTCTGGCCATGGGTTATAAGCCGAAGGCATATCTGAG GGATTTCATGTACGTGTCCCAGGATCCAAAAGATCAGCTTTTACTTGG accaaCATATGCTACTCCAAAAGTTCTGGAAAAGGCAGGATTAACAATGAAtgatattgatgcttttgaatttcatGAAGCTTTCTCA GGTCAGATTTTGGCTAATTTGAAGGCCATGGATTCTGATTGGTTTGCACAAAACTACATGGGTAGAAAAGCCAAG GTTGGATCACCTCCTTTGGAGAAGTTTAACAACTGGGGTGGATCACTGTCCCTGGGGCACCCGTTTGGAGCCACTGGCTGTCGGCTGGTCATGGCAGCTGCCAACAGGTTACGGAAGGAAGGAGGCCAATATGGTCTGGTTGCCGCCTGTGCAGCTGGAGGGCAG ggCCATGCTATGATAGTGGAAGCTTATCCAAAATAA
- the ADGRF3 gene encoding adhesion G-protein coupled receptor F3: MVCSAAPVLLLAMTLPLVESPAARASQPGQSQAQGGSGPQLDPESGAGELVLVSVYVQLDFSDAPWPAALSQPLTVPAASVSSAPVTLAGLNLTTECNVTHDGCSYCACLSGYQWNASICNHHQPCHTPIKHQPCGCLVLSPTEAGYCQLLPPGEEGSCLLPPAVPATLSLDSRLQMPGDTLNLTLLTNRETTNLNWFLWPTGSPSPVLLRAGTCVSLTSSRGRTVLSIVNISHRWAGEYICRFEAQGFRWELHQVVRVPLQATDVTGLPDQLSVSCATSPGFQLSCCIPSAHLGYTASWSPREGGQASVFNTTDSQCFMLAVEHCPVANTTYTCELQSPGLSPLRVAVSVTIIQDGDTTCPEDSSTVAWNVTKAGHVAQAQCPGNRTGTVKRPCGPDGVWGPIHSSCTDMGLLALLLRAQLLQAGQGWPEEEVSQILAQLQEQVVAVTSPSDLLALVGTMTVLAKVVADTGTQLSCSALEAVLKTTDKVLGMNSSSLWTPAQRQMPSVSSSLLLAVETLARSLCPQDQPFSFILPNVQLQSQLLKPTFPANYRASFPTHPPLRAWIPRHSLAPLRHNGTNVSITSLVLQKLDHLLPSNYRQGLGGSLYATPGLVLAISIMAGGQVFKQVEVTMDFGDTDGSPHCVFWDHDLFQGKGGWSDAGCQVQAASASPTTQCICRHLTAFSILMSGHTVPNHSTLELLSQVGLGASILALLMCLGVYRLVWRFVVRNKVAYLRHSALLNMVLCLLAANTCFLGAPLLPPGPRSPLCLAAAFLCHFLYLATFFWMLAQALLLAHQLLFVFHQLSKLRVLSLMVLLGYLCPMGLAGITLGLYLPRGQYLREGACWLDKKGGALYTFVGPVLAIVGVNGLVLTMAVLKMLRPSLSEGPQVEKRQALLGVIKALLVLTPIFGLTWGLGLATLLQEVSLVPHYLFTVLNASQGVFILLFGCLMDKKVQEALRKRFSGSQPPRSTNSLATNETYISEHSKGRSEDAR, from the exons ATGGTCTGCTCAGCTGCTCCTGTGCTACTCCTGGCCATGACTCTCCCTCTGGTGGAGTCACCAGCTGCCCGAGCATCCCAGCCT GGACAGAGTCAGGCTCAAGGGGGATCAGGGCCACAGCTGGACCCCGAAAGTGGAGCAGGTG AACTGGTCCTGGTCTCTGTCTACGTACAGCTGGACTTCTCTGATGCGCCCTGGCCGGCGGCACTCTCCCAGCCCCTGACTGTCCCAGCTGCCTCGGTTTCCTCAGCCCCAGTGACTCTCGCTGGCCTCAACCTCACAACAG AGTGCAATGTTACCCATGATGGGTGCAGCTACTGTGCTTGCCTCTCTGGGTACCAGTGGAACGCCAGCATCTGCAACCATCACCAGCCCTGTCACACCCCCATTAAGCACCAGCCGTGTGGCTGTCTTGTCCTGAGCCCTACTGAAGCCGGGTACTGCCAGCTGTTGCCACCTGGTGAGGA GGGGTCCTGTCTCCTGCCTCCTGCAGTCCCCGCGACCTTGAGCCTTGACTCCCGGCTGCAGATGCCTGGCGACACCCTGAACCTGACCCTCCTCACGAACCGGGAGACCACCAACCTGAACTGGTTCCTGTGGCCCACAGGAAGCCCCAGCCCCGTCCTCCTGCGGGCAGGGACCTGTGTGTCCTTGACCTCCAGCCGGGGCCGGACTGTCCTCAGCATCGTCAATATCTCCCATAGATGGGCAG GTGAGTACATATGCCGCTTCGAGGCCCAGGGATTCAGGTGGGAGCTGCACCAGGTGGTGAGGGTGCCCCTGCAGGCAACAGATGTGACTGGGCTCCCAGACCAGCTCTCCGTCTCCTGTGCCACCTCCCCCGGCTTCCAGCTGAGCTGCTGCATCCCCAGCGCACATCTGGGCTACACGGCTTCCTGGAGCCCCAGAGAGGGTGGCCAAG CCTCCGTATTCAACACGACGGACTCCCAGTGCTTCATGCTGGCTGTTGAGCACTGCCCTGTAGCCAACACCACATACACGTGTGAGCTGCAGAGCCCAGGTCTGAGCCCTCTCAGGGTCGCCGTCTCTGTCACCATCATCCAGG ATGGAGACACCACCTGCCCTGAGGACTCTTCAACTGTGGCCTGGAACGTCACCAAGGCTGGCCATGTGGCACAGGCCCAGTGTCCCGGGAACAGGACGGGCACGGTGAAGAGGCCCTGTGGGCCTGATGGGGTCTGGGGACCCATCCACAGCAGCTGCACAGACATGGGGCTCCTGGCTCTGCTCCTCAGAGCCCAG CTGCTGCAGGCAGGCCAGGGCTGGCCTGAGGAAGAGGTGTCACAGATCTTGGCTCAGCTGCAGGAGCAGGTAGTGGCAGTGACCTCCCCCTCTGACTTACTGGCCCTGGTGGGAACCATGACAGTCCTGGCCAAGGTGGTGGCAGACACCGGAACACAACTCAGCTGCAGCGCCCTGGAG GCTGTCCTGAAAACCACAGACAAGGTCCTTGGCATGAACTCCAGCTCTCTGTGGACCCCAGCCCAGAGGCAGATGCCCTCGGTGAGCTCCAGTCTCCTGCTGGCGGTGGAGACCCTGGCACGCAGCCTGTGCCCACAGGACCAGCCCTTCTCCTTCATCTTGCCCAACGTGCAGCTGCAGAGCCAGCTCCTCAAGCCCACATTTCCAGCTAACTACAGAGCCTCCTTCCCTACTCATCCCCCACTGCGGGCATGGATTCCCAGGCACTCACTGGCGCCCCTGCGCCATAACGGAACCAACGTCAGTATTACTAGCCTGGTGCTACAGAAACTGGACCACCTTCTGCCCTCAAACTACAGGCAAGGGCTGGGGGGCTCCCTCTATGCCACTCCTGGTCTGGTCCTCGCCATCTCCATCATGGCAGGTGGCCAGGTCTTCAAGCAGGTAGAGGTCACCATGGACTTTGGGGACACAGATGGCAGTCCCCACTGTGTCTTCTGGGACCACGATCTCTTCCAGGGTAAGGGAGGCTGGTCTGATGCAGGGTGCCAGGTGCAGGCAGCCAGTGCCAGCCCCACCACTCAGTGTATCTGTCGGCACCTCACTGCCTTCTCCATCCTCATGTCGGGACACACGGTTCCAAACCACTCCACCCTGGAGCTGCTGAGTCAGGTGGGGCTGGGAGCCTCCATTCTAGCCTTGCTCATGTGCCTGGGCGTGTACAGGCTGGTGTGGAGGTTTGTGGTGCGGAACAAGGTCGCCTACTTACGCCACTCAGCCCTGCTCAACATGGTCCTCTGCCTGCTGGCCGCAAACACCTGCTTCCTAGGAGCTCCACTCCTCCCTCCGGGGCCCCGCAGCCCGCTCTGCCTGGCTGCCGCCTTCCTCTGTCACTTTCTCTACCTGGCCACCTTCTTCTGGATGCTGGCTCAGGCCCTGTTGTTGGCCCACCAGCTTCTCTTTGTCTTCCATCAGCTGTCCAAGCTCCGAGTACTCTCCTTGATGGTGCTCCTCGGCTACCTGTGCCCGATGGGTTTAGCAGGTATCACCCTAGGCCTCTACTTACCCCGAGGGCAATACCTTAGGGAGGGGGCATGCTGGCTGGACAAAAAGGGAGGAGCACTCTACACCTTCGTGGGTCCAGTGCTGGCCATCGTGGGTGTGAATGGGCTGGTACTCACCATGGCTGTGCTGAAGATGCTGAGACCCTCACTGTCAGAGGGACCCCAGGTGGAGAAGCGCCAAGCCCTCCTGGGGGTGATCAAAGCTCTGCTCGTTCTTACACCTATCTTCGGCCTCacctgggggctggggctggccaCTCTGCTGCAGGAAGTCTCCTTAGTCCCTCACTACCTCTTCACGGTTCTCAACGCCTCCCAG GGTGTCTTCATCTTATTGTTTGGTTGCCTCATGGACAAGAAG GTTCAAGAGGCTTTACGCAAACGCTTCTCCGGCAGCCAACCCCCCAGATCCACCAACTCCTTG GCCACAAATGAAACCTACATATCAGAACACAGCAAAGGAAGAAGTGAAGATGCCAGGTGA
- the HADHB gene encoding trifunctional enzyme subunit beta, mitochondrial isoform X3, which yields MTSLLTYTLKNLPSTSKWALRFCVRPLSSSSQLQAAAASQTKSKKTLAKPNIRNIVVVDGVRIPFLLSGTSYKDLMPHDLARAALSGLLHRTSVPKDVVDYIIFGTVIQEVKTSNVAREAALGAGFSDKTPAHTVTMACISSNQAMTTAVGLIASGQCDVVVAGGVELMSDVPIRHSRKMRKMMLDLNKAKTLAQRLSVISKFRLNFLSPELPAVSEFSTSETMGHSADRLAAAFAISREEQDEYALRSHSLAKRAQDEGLLSDIVPFKVPGRDTVTQDNGIRPSSLDQMAKLKPAFIKPYGTVTAANSSFLTDGASAVLIMAEEKALAMGYKPKAYLRDFMYVSQDPKDQLLLGPTYATPKVLEKAGLTMNDIDAFEFHEAFSGQILANLKAMDSDWFAQNYMGRKAKVGSPPLEKFNNWGGSLSLGHPFGATGCRLVMAAANRLRKEGGQYGLVAACAAGGQVGHRSLIGASRKLFS from the exons aTGACTTCCCTCTTgacttacactttaaaaaatcttcccAGTACATCAAAATGGGCCCTCAGATTTT GTGTGAGACCTCTGAGCAGTTCCTCCCAGCTACAGGCTGCCGCAG CTTCCCAGACTAAATCGAAAAAAACTCTAGCCAAACCCAACATAAGGAATATTGTGGTGGTGGATGGTGTTCGCATTCCATTTTTGCTGTCAGGCACTTC ATATAAAGACCTGATGCCACATGATTTGGCTAGAGCAGCACTTTC GGGTTTGTTGCATCGGACCAGTGTCCCAAAGGATGTTGTTGATTATATCATCTTTGGCACAGTTATACAGGAAGTGAAAACAAGCAACGTGGCTAGAGAG GCTGCCCTCGGAGCCGGCTTCTCTGACAAGACTCCTGCTCACACTGTCACCATGGCTTGCATCTCTTCCAACCAAGCCATGACCAcag CTGTCGGCCTGATTGCTTCCGGCCAGTGTGACGTGGTCGTGGCAGGTGGTGTAGAGTTAATGTCTGACGTCCCTATTCGCCACTcaaggaaaatgaggaaaatgatgcTGGATCTCAATAAGGCCAAGACTCTGGCTCAGCGACTCTCTGTAATCTCTAAATTCAGGTTGAATTTCCTATCTCCAGAG CTTCCTGCAGTGAGTGAGTTCTCCACCAGTGAGACTATGGGCCACTCTGCAGACCGACTGGCTGCTGCCTTTGCTATTTCTCGGGAGGAGCAGGATGAATACGCACTGCGTTCTCACAGCCTGGCCAAAAGAGCACAGGATGAAGGACTTCTTTCCGATATTGTGCCCTTCAAAGTACCAG GAAGAGATACAGTTACACAAGATAACGGCATTCGTCCTTCCTCTCTGGATCAGATGGCCAAACTAAAACCTGCATTCATCAAGCCCTATGGCACAGTGACAGCTGCAAATTCTTCTTTCCTG ACCGATGGTGCATCTGCAGTGCTGATTATGGCAGAGGAAAAAGCTCTGGCCATGGGTTATAAGCCGAAGGCATATCTGAG GGATTTCATGTACGTGTCCCAGGATCCAAAAGATCAGCTTTTACTTGG accaaCATATGCTACTCCAAAAGTTCTGGAAAAGGCAGGATTAACAATGAAtgatattgatgcttttgaatttcatGAAGCTTTCTCA GGTCAGATTTTGGCTAATTTGAAGGCCATGGATTCTGATTGGTTTGCACAAAACTACATGGGTAGAAAAGCCAAG GTTGGATCACCTCCTTTGGAGAAGTTTAACAACTGGGGTGGATCACTGTCCCTGGGGCACCCGTTTGGAGCCACTGGCTGTCGGCTGGTCATGGCAGCTGCCAACAGGTTACGGAAGGAAGGAGGCCAATATGGTCTGGTTGCCGCCTGTGCAGCTGGAGGGCAGGTAGGTCACAGAAGCTTAATAGGAGCTTccagaaagttattttcttaG